ACCGCCCACCAGCGGCAAAGCCGCTCCCCTTACGTCTCGGCATCGAGAGTCTCCACTCCTGGATAGACCAGTATCCGGCGATCTGCAGTCATCAGTTTCAACTCATGCTCACGCGCCGTGGCCACAATCAGGCGATCCGCAGGATCCTTGTGGAACTCACCGGGCAACTGATAGGCCCCGATGGCGATGGGATGGGAGATTTCGATCGTTGACGCCTGCAGTGCCTCCAGAGAATCCCTGATCCAAAGATCGAGCGGGCCCTTCAACTCAATCAATCCGATCGCCGCCAGGCGCGCAATTTCGAGAGTCGAAATGGTCGAAACATAGATCGATCGGTCGTTCCGGAGAAGCTCCCGCCGGGCCAGATCGCCGATCCGATCCGGTGATTCCTGGGACCAGATCCAGACGTGGGTATCCAGAAGCAGATTCACACCTTGGATTCCCATTCCGCGTCAAAATCCGCGCCGACGATATCACCCCGGATCACCATTTGTCCCTGAAGCACTCCCAGACGACGCGGTGGCGGATCATCGAAGACCGGTTCAATTCTCGCCAGAGCCCGCCCCCGACGGGTCACAAGAATGGGCTCCCGGGTGCGTTGCGCCTCCTTCAGAGCCGCAATGCACTTTGCCTTAAACTCCGAAATCACCATCGTTTTCATGATCCAATCATACCAGGTCATCCGACCAGGTCAACTCAGATTCCACTTTCCACCTTCCTCTGACATCTGACCTCAGACCTCTTCTTCAAAGCCTCTTCCCCAAAGTCCACCGACCTTCGACCTGCGACTTTCAGACGTTCGACAAGGCCACTGCCATCCGACCTCCGACCTCTTCTCTAGAGCCTCTTCTTCAATTCCCCTCCCGTCCACCTCGTCCCGGCGTATTGAAAAGAAGCCGGACGTCCACAGTCCTCCGTCCTCCGTCAGTCCACACCCATCTTCCATCTCCCATCTCCCATCTTCGCAGATGTCACACATCTGCCCATCTACCTAAGGTTTACCCTTAAGGGCCGATCCTGCCCACCCCTGACGAAGGAAAGCTCGCGCCTGGTTTCATTTTATTTTGAAATAAACACGCTCGATCGGTCAGCCGCCTGTAAAATGCGCCGATTAAGCAGATACCACACGGAGAGCCATTGGCCGACCTGACGGAACCAGAGAGCAAGAACGATAAGGGAGACGTTCAAGCCACGAGGCGCGTCTCCAGTGGCGGCAGCATGCCCGAAAGTGGGGCTGGGAAGAGGTCAGAGATCAGATTTCAGAGGTCAGCTCCCATGAAGCAGCGCCCTCCGGTGCCATAACAGTCAACCAGCCCCCAAGGCCTGCGTGACAGACCCCATCTTCCATCTGCCATCTGCCATCTGCCATCTCCGCGAGCGCCGCTCGCCTCTCCCATGCCCTCCCCTCGCATCCTCAAATCCGGCATCGTCAACGTCACCTTCGGTGAGAACGTGACCGTCATCGAGCCGGCCAATCTTTACGGCTGCACGATCGGCGACGACTGTTTCATCGGTCCCTTCGTGGAGATCCAGCGGCGCGTGACCGTCGGCGCCCGCACCCGGGTCCAGTCCCACGCCTTCATCTGCGAGCTGGTTACCATCGGCTCCGACTGCTTCATCTCGCACGGGGCCATGTTCATCAACGACCTCTTCGCGACGGGTGGCCCCGCCAAAGGCCGGGAAGACCTCTGGAAAGGCACCACGATCGGCAACCACGTCAGCATCGGGACCAATTCGACAATCCTTCCGGTCAGCATCTGCGACCACGTCGTCATCGGCGCCGGCAGTGTGGTCACGAAAAACATCACCGAACCCGGAATCTACGCGGGAAATCCCGTCAGGAAGCTCCGGTAACCGGAGAGAAGACTTTCCACCCACGAATCTACACGAATCGTCACAAATATCCGGAACCGGACTTTCCAGACTCCCGCAGACTCAATTCGTGGAGATTAGTAGTGCCAATTCGTGGGCAACAGAATATACCTAAGCACCTCGTCTGACTATCAATGCCAGACCTGATTCACGGACAAGACGTATACGATATCATTGGCTGCGCCTTCGAAGTCTACAACGAGATGGGATCTGGTTTCCTTGAAGCCGTCTACCAGGAATGCATGGAGATCGAACTGACAGACCGGCAGATCCTTTTTGAACCACAGAAGCAACTACAGCTGAAATACAAGGACCACGTTCTACAAAAAGAATACATCCCCGACCTGGTCATCCGAAACAGGATCATCGTGGAACTGAAAGCCGAAGACAAACTGCTTCCAAAGCATGAAGCCCAACTTATCAACTACCTCGAGGCCACAAAACTCAAAGTAGGTGTCCTCATCAATTTCGGAGCCCACCCAATGCTGGAATGGAAACGCTTGGTCAACTAGGACTTTCGCCCACTAATCTACACGAATCGACACGAATCCAAGCCCGATACATTCAGAATCTATGAGTGTAATCCATTGATCGAATCTCCATAAGAATCTCGCCCTACTTCTTCTCACCCAAGTTTCCGAAATCATTAGTGGAGATTCGTGCAGATTCGTGGGCCAGAATCCCACAGGAAACTCATCCCGACAACCTCTCCTTCTACCCCGTTTCATTCGTGCCCATTCGTGTAGATTCGTGGGCCAAAACCCAGAACCAAAATGCAGGTACCATTTCTTGACCTGAAGGCACATCACCAGCCTCATCGTGCCGAGTTCCTCGCGGCCATTGCCGAGGTCGTCGATGCCAACGCTTTCGCGGGTGGACCCTTTGTCGCGAAATTCGAGGAGGGATTCGCCGCTTACTGCGGGGTGAAGCACGCCATCGGCGTGGGCAACGGCACCGACGCCCTCTGGCTGTCGCTACTCGCGCTGGGCGTTGGCCCGGGCGACGAAGTCATCACCGTGCCCCTGACCTTCATGGCCACGGCCGAGGCGATCAGCTTCACCGGCGCAACTCCGGTCTTCGTGGATGTGGATCCGAAGACCTGGCTGATGGATGCCGCCAAGCTCGAAGCCGCCATTACCCCCAGGACGAAGGCCATCATGCCGGTCCATCTCCATGGCCAGACCGCAGACATGGACGCGATCAACACGATCGCCTGCCGACATGAGTTGCCTGTGGTTGAAGACGCCGCCCAGGCGCACGGTGCGACCAACAAGGGTCGGAAGGCCGGAGGAATGGGCATCGCTGCCGGATTCAGCTATTACCCCGGCAAGAATCTGGGTGCCTTCGGAGAAGCCGGAGCGGTCACCACCAACAACGATGAACTGGCCCGGAAGATCCGTATCCTGCGCGACCACGGCCAGGTCGTGAAGTACGAGCACGACTACATCGGCTGGAACGGCCGCATGGATGGGATCCAGGGAGCGGTCCTCTCGATCAAGCTCAAGCACATCGACGCTGCGAATGCGGCCCGCCATCGCCACGCCACCCAATACAACGAACTCCTCGGGGGCATCGAAGGCATCACCATTCCGACGGAGACGAAGGACAACAAGCACATCTACCATGTTTACGCGATCCGGGTGGAGAACCGGGACGCCCTCGCCAAGGCCCTGAACGAAAAAGGCATCGCCACCGGCATCCACTACCCCATCCCCATCCACCGTCAAAAGGCGTATGGGGACTTGGGCCACCAAGAAGGGGACTTCCCCGTCAGCGAGCAATGCGCCGCCCAGTTCCTCAGTCTACCGATGTATCCCGAACTCACCGAGGACCAGGTCACCTACGTCTGCGATACGCTTCGCTCCGCCTTATCGCAGGAATCATTCGCTACCGTTTGACCCGATCTCCTATCTTCGATCTCCCACCTTCGCGAGCCCTGCTCGCCCTTTTACATTCGTGTCAATTCGTGAAGATTCGTGGGCGAAAGAAACCCCATCCCCCATCTCCGACTTGTCCGGGCGTATCAACGAGGAGCCTGGTCTCCCAACTTCGTCGCGCCAGCGACCTTCAGACACCGACCACGGTCCACAGTCCACCGTCCACGGATCGACGATCCAGATCGTCGATCCCCTGTCGGACCCATCCTGGGACGACAGAGTCCTCTCCCTTCCCAGCTATTCGTTCTTCCACTCCTCGGGCTGGGCACGGGTGCTCCGAGACACCTACGGTTACAAGCCCGTCTATTTCGTTCTCTCCGACGACAACGGCCTCCGTTCCCTCCTCCCGATCATGGAGGTCTACAGCCTGCTCACGGGAAGACGAGGAAGCGCTCTGCCATTTTCCGACGACTGCGATGGAGACCATGTCGATCCTGAGGAATTCGCAGCCCTTTTTCGAGCTGCGCAGCTTTACGGGAAAGAGAGAGGCTGGCAGACCCTGGAATGCCGGGGAGGGGTCGATTCGGTTCCCGATGCCACCCCTTCAACCTCATTCTACGGACACCGGCTCGACCTCAAGAAATCCCATCACGAACTGTTCTCGGGCTTCTATTCATCGGTCAGGCGAGCCATTCGCAAGGCGGAGCGAAGCGGCCTGCGCATCGAGAAGTCCTCTGATCGGAATGCCATCCTCGATTACTACGCATTGCACTGCCTCACCCGCCGGCGCCACGGGCTCCCACCGCAGCCCATAAGGATGTTCGAAAACATCCACCGGGACATCCTGAGTCAAGGAAACGGCTTCGTGATCTTGGGGCGTAAGGGACTCCACGCTGTTGCTGGTGCCGTTTTTCTTCATTTCGGCACCCATGCCATCTTCAAGTTCGGTGCCTCGGTCAAAGAGACCCTTCACTCCCGCCCCAACAATCTGATCATGTGGGAAGGAATCAAGAGACTGGCCGACCTGGGTCTCCCAACCCTGCATTTTGGCCGCACCTCCTTCCTGAACAAAGGTCTCCGCAACTTCAAACGAGGTTGGGGAACGACCGAATCGCGCATCGACTACCTGAAATACGATCTGAAGCTGGATCGTTACCTCCAATCCCCCGACCGCACCCAAGGCTGGCACAATGCCCTCTTCCGACTCATGCCCATACCCTTGGCTCGCCTGGTCGGGTCCATGCTCTACAAACACGTAGCGTAGAATTCTCTCCTTCAACGGGCCAGCTAAAGAAGAATCAGGGATTTCGACTGTAAAGAAGCTTCAAAACCGCACCTGAATGGAAACTCGAACTTGCCCAGGTTTTCTGATAGTTACTCAGAATACACGATGAGTCTCGTCCTTCTGTTTCGCCCCTTCATTCGCCCGATCTTCCATCTTCGATCTTCTATCTCCGCGAGTTCTGCTCGCTCTGAAGACCCGATCTTCCATCTCCCATCTCCCATCTTCGCCCGTAGGGCTCCGAAATGACTCCCTCCGACATCCTTTACATCCTCTTCAAGCACAAGTGGAAGATCATCCTCTTCTCCGTGC
This sequence is a window from Opitutaceae bacterium. Protein-coding genes within it:
- a CDS encoding type II toxin-antitoxin system VapC family toxin, with product MNLLLDTHVWIWSQESPDRIGDLARRELLRNDRSIYVSTISTLEIARLAAIGLIELKGPLDLWIRDSLEALQASTIEISHPIAIGAYQLPGEFHKDPADRLIVATAREHELKLMTADRRILVYPGVETLDAET
- a CDS encoding acyltransferase, whose amino-acid sequence is MPSPRILKSGIVNVTFGENVTVIEPANLYGCTIGDDCFIGPFVEIQRRVTVGARTRVQSHAFICELVTIGSDCFISHGAMFINDLFATGGPAKGREDLWKGTTIGNHVSIGTNSTILPVSICDHVVIGAGSVVTKNITEPGIYAGNPVRKLR
- a CDS encoding GxxExxY protein, producing MPDLIHGQDVYDIIGCAFEVYNEMGSGFLEAVYQECMEIELTDRQILFEPQKQLQLKYKDHVLQKEYIPDLVIRNRIIVELKAEDKLLPKHEAQLINYLEATKLKVGVLINFGAHPMLEWKRLVN
- a CDS encoding DegT/DnrJ/EryC1/StrS family aminotransferase; translated protein: MQVPFLDLKAHHQPHRAEFLAAIAEVVDANAFAGGPFVAKFEEGFAAYCGVKHAIGVGNGTDALWLSLLALGVGPGDEVITVPLTFMATAEAISFTGATPVFVDVDPKTWLMDAAKLEAAITPRTKAIMPVHLHGQTADMDAINTIACRHELPVVEDAAQAHGATNKGRKAGGMGIAAGFSYYPGKNLGAFGEAGAVTTNNDELARKIRILRDHGQVVKYEHDYIGWNGRMDGIQGAVLSIKLKHIDAANAARHRHATQYNELLGGIEGITIPTETKDNKHIYHVYAIRVENRDALAKALNEKGIATGIHYPIPIHRQKAYGDLGHQEGDFPVSEQCAAQFLSLPMYPELTEDQVTYVCDTLRSALSQESFATV
- a CDS encoding GNAT family N-acetyltransferase translates to MSGRINEEPGLPTSSRQRPSDTDHGPQSTVHGSTIQIVDPLSDPSWDDRVLSLPSYSFFHSSGWARVLRDTYGYKPVYFVLSDDNGLRSLLPIMEVYSLLTGRRGSALPFSDDCDGDHVDPEEFAALFRAAQLYGKERGWQTLECRGGVDSVPDATPSTSFYGHRLDLKKSHHELFSGFYSSVRRAIRKAERSGLRIEKSSDRNAILDYYALHCLTRRRHGLPPQPIRMFENIHRDILSQGNGFVILGRKGLHAVAGAVFLHFGTHAIFKFGASVKETLHSRPNNLIMWEGIKRLADLGLPTLHFGRTSFLNKGLRNFKRGWGTTESRIDYLKYDLKLDRYLQSPDRTQGWHNALFRLMPIPLARLVGSMLYKHVA